A segment of the Candidatus Binatus sp. genome:
TGCGACCTCAAACACGAATGGCACTTACATAAGCGGTTTCATAACCGATGTAGGGCGGGTTAGGCACGTCGTTTGTGCCGTAACCCGCCGGATGTGCCATCGGGTATTGCGTAAAGCATGTCATGTGTTGCTGCGCAACGCCTGGCGGGTTACGCAAATTACGCTAACCCGCCCTACATTTAGGCTTAAGTTAAGTGCCATTCACCTCAAACGCCCGAATTGAGGATGTGCAGGGAATCCCCTACACTGCCCAAGCCATAAACATAACAACCGGGCCAGGGAATGACGGCGAAAAAATCTGTAATTCCGCTTGAGCAGATTGAAAAGCGCATCTTTTTGTTGCGTGGTCAGAAAGTATTGCTAAGCACGGATCTCGCTGGACTCTATGGCGTAGAGACCAAAGTGCTGGTACAGGCCGTCAAACGAAACTTGGACCGGTTTCCCGATGATTTCATGTTTCAGTTGTCCCCCAAAGAACTGGCCGTTTGAGGTCACAAATTGTGACCTCAAACGAAAAGAGCGGACGCGGCGGGAGACGCTACCCGCCCTATGCTTTTACGGAACAGGGCGCCGCGATGTTGTCCAGTGTCCTGCACAGCGATCGCGCTGTTCATGTCAACATCGAAATCATACGCGCCTTCGTGCGGTTGCGGCAGATGCTCTGCCTCGCATGCCAATCTCGCGCGCAAGCTCGCGACGCTGGAGAAGAAATACGATGCCCAATTCAGGGTGGTGTTCGACGCCATCCGCGAACTCATGACGCCGCCGGAGCCGAAGAAGAAGCGCCCCATCGGTTTCGCGCCGTGGGGAGAAAAATAAGAGTATCGTGACCCATGGCGCTACACCCTGAGTTCCCAAAATCGCCCTACGCCGAATTACTGCCGGACCAGCGTTGGTTTCCGGCTGCCGAAGAACTTCGAAGCACGGCCTATGAGAAGCTGCTGCCGCCACTGGTCGCTAAGATTCGCAGCGAGGTCTCAGCGTGGCGGAGCGCGAGTTATGCGGATGTTTCAGACACATCGCGCGCGCTCCTGAACTGGTGGTTCGAGACCGACCACTTGGCCGAGCAGGCCGATGGCACGCTGTCACCGTTTCGTTATTACTTCGCGCAGCGCGAAGCGGTGGAGACGGTGATCTGGTTGCACGATGTGCGCAAGGTGCGGGACAAATTCGATCTGCTACGCTACGACGCCTCGGGCGCCGTTTCGACGAACATGTTCGACGAGGACTGGCCGCGCTACGTTGTAAAGATGGCGACCGGCGCGGGCAAGACGAAAGTGCTGTCTCTGCTTATCGCGTGGAGTTTTTTCCACAAGCTCTATGAAACCGACTCGACGTTAGCACGAAACTTTCTCCTTATTGCCCCGAACATCATCGTCCTCGACCGCCTGCGCGCCGATTTCGATGGTCTACGCATTTTCTTCAACGACCCCATTCTTCCGGACAACGGTCATGCCGGCTACAACTGGCGAGACGATTTTCAGATCACGCTGCATATTCAGGACGATGTCCGGGTTGTGAGGGAAACCGGAAATCTGTTTCTTACCAACATCCATCGCGTCTATCTCGGCGACGTGCGCGAGCCCTCGCTGGATGACGATGATCTGCGCGACTACTTTCTTAATCCTTTCGGCCCCAAGCCGGTGGGCAAGACGACCGATAGCAAGGCCGATCTGGGCGAGATCGTTCGCGAGATTGACGAGCTGGCTGTGTTCAATGACGAGGCCCACCACATCCACGATCCGAAGATGGCCTGGTTCAAGAGCATCCAGGACATTCATCACCGGATGTTGCAGAAAGATGGCCGCCTGGCCTTGCAAGTGGACGTGACCGCCACGCCCCGGCACGACAACGGCGCGATCTTCGTTCAGACTGTCTCGGACTACCCGCTGGTCGAGGCCATCTATCAGAACGTCGTCAAGCACCCGGTGCTACCGGATGCCGCCAGCCGTACACGATTGCAGGAGCACAAGAGTGCAATCTTTACCGAGCGCTATGCCGACTACCTGCAACTCGGCATTGAAGAGTGGCGCAAAAGCTATGCCGAGCACGAGGTCATGGGTAAGAAAGCGGTGCTGTTCGTCATGGTGGACGACACTCGCAACTGCGACGAGGCTGGCGAATACTTGCGCAAGATTTGTCCAGAACTCGAAGGCGACGCCGTGCTCGTCATCCACACCAAGAGCAACGGTGAGATATCCGAAGCCGCGTCCAGCAAAAACGAGGATGAATTAAGAAAGCTCCGTTATGAAGCCAATGCGATAGATTCCTGGGAAAGCCCGGTCAAAGCCATCGTCTCCGTGCTGATGCTCAAGGAAGGTTGGGACGTGCGTAACGTCACCACCATTGTCGGCCTGCGTGCCTACGTCGCCAAGAGCAATATCCTCCCTGAGCAAACCCTTGGTCGAGGCCTGCGCCGCATGTACTTCGGCTCGGACACGTCTGAAACCGTCTCGGTCATGGGCACGGCCGCCTTCATGGAATTTGTTGAATCGCTCAAGACCGAGCAGGGCGTGGACTTTGAGTACAAACCCATGGGTCCGGGCACGGAGCGCAAGGACTCGCTGGTGGTCGAAGTGGATACTCAGAACACTGATAAGAACATCGACGCGCTGGATATCGAACTGCCGAAACTTTCCCGGCGGTTCAACCGCGAGTTCAAGGACCTCGAAGCGCTCGATCCCGCAACTTTCGGCAACGTGAAGCTCCCGCTCAAGCCCTTCACGCCGGAGCAAACCCGCGAGATTGTCTTCAAGACCATGCTGGATGCCGAAGTCCACCACACCATCCTGCTCGATGGTGCCGGGCCGGCCGATTATCGTTCGGTCGTGGGATTTTTCGCCCGGCAGTTGTTGAAGGAACTGCGGCTCGTTGGCGGCTACGACCTGCTCTACCCAAAGGTGAAAGCCTTCATGGCCGAGCACCTGTTCGAGGCCTCGCCAGTCAACCTCGAAGACCCCGTGGTGTTGCGCAACCTCTCCGAGCCCGATGCCGGGAAGATTCTGTTCGATACCTTCAAGAAGGCCATCAACGCGCTTACCGTGCGGGACAATGGCTCATCGCGCATCGAAGACCGCATCCGCCTGCGCGACACGCGCCCCTTCCGCACCGAGAACCGCCCCTACCTCGCGCCGAAGAAATCGCTGTTCAGCAAGATCGTTGGCGAGCCGCATGCCGGCGGCTTCGAACTGGCCTTCGCCGGTTTTCTCGACAACGCGACCGATGTCATGGCCTTTGCCAAGAACTATCTCGCCGTTGGCTTCAAGATCGATTACGTGAAGGCCGACGGCGATCTCTCCACCTACACGCCGGACTTCATCGTCAAGACCACCGACGGCACGGTCTGGATCGTCGAGACCAAGGGCCGCGCGGAACTCGACCTGCCGCAGAAGATGACGCGCCTGCGGCAGTGGTGCGCGGACGCGTCACAGGCGAGTCAGCCAGAGAGCGGTCCAGCGTATCGCTTTGTGTACGTGGACCAGCAAGGCTACGAGCGCAACCCGCCCAAGAACTTTGCCGCGCTGGCCGCAGGCTTCACCGAATACCAAGCCTGAGCAGATGATATATATGAAAGTTACCCAAAGTTATTATTGTTACGATGCGCGGACATAAACTTCCTGTATTTGGTTATTTGGGCAACCCGACCTCTGGTATTGCCAGCCAAGGGCTTCTCAGGTTCGCTGCAATTTTTTGCGCCAATCAAACATGACGACACCTGACGAGATAGCCCGCCTGTTGACCGAGCCGGAAGGCGAAAGGCTCGAATTCAAATCGGCATCCAACAATTTCCACTTCGAAAAACTGGTGGATTACTGCGTTGCTCTTGCCAATGAGGGCGGCGGAAAAATCGTGCTTGGCGTAACGGATCGTCGCCCGCGTCAGGTCGTTGGAACAACGGCGTTCGCAGAGCCTGGCCGCGCGGAAGCCGGGCTTTATGAGAGGCTGGGCCATCGTATACGTGTCGAAGAAACACGGTACGAAGGCAAACGTCTTTTGTTGGTGCATGTTCCAGGCCGATTGCCGGGAACGGCGTGGGAGTACAAAGGGCGTTACCTGCGCCGGGCCGGGGATGATGTGGTGCCGATTCCTCCAAACGAACTGCGAGCCATATTTGCAGAGGCGGGTCCTGATCACACAGCCGAGCCCAGCGCCGCGGCGATATCCGATCTTTCAACAGAAGCGCTTTCGGAATATCGCCGCCGCTGGTCCAGGAAGGCCGCAAACCCGCGTATTCTGGAATGGAACGATGCCGAGCTTCTGTCCAGCGCCGAGTTGCTCGTGGATGAGCGCCTGAACAATGCAGCGTTGATTTTGCTCGGAACACGGCAGGCGCTTGGCCGGTATTTGCCGCAAGCGGAAGTCATCTTCGAGTACCACTCGTCGGAGGCATCCGGCCCCGCGCAGGATCGCGCCGAGTTCCGGGAAGGGTTCTTCCTCTTTCAGGATGCGCTCTGGGAACGCATCAATCTCCGCAATGATCGGCAAAGCTATCAGGAGGGTTTGTTCCGGTACGACATTCCGACTTTTGACGAAACTTCGATCCGTGAGGCCCTGCTCAACGCGGTTGCCCATCGCGATTATCGGTTGGGCGGTTCGATATTCGTGCGTCAGTACGCCCGCCGGCTGGAAATAGTAAGCCCGGGCGGTTTTCCGCCCGGTATTTCGCCGGACAATATCCTGGATCAGCAAAATCCTCGTAACCGAAGGCTTTCCGAGGCCTTGGGCCGATGTGGTCTGATTGAACGCTCGGGCCAGGGAATGAATTTGATGTTCGAGGCGGCTATCCGTCATAGCAAACCGCTGCCGGACGTCACCAGCTCTTCATCCCATGAGGTGCGCCTGATTCTGGAAGGTACGGTACAAGATGCCGCCTTCATCCGGTTTCTGGAACGGGTGGGCGAGGAACGCCTGCGGAGCTTTTCCACGCACGATTTTCTCATCCTCGATGCCTTGAGGCGCGAACAACCGCTGACGCCGGCACAGCAAACGCGAATACCCGCGCTGATCGATGCAGGGATTGTGGAGTCGCACGGCCGCGGCCGTGGCGTACGCCATCTGCTGTCGCGCAGCCTGTATGCCGCGCTTGGCAAAAAAGGCGACTACACGCGCAAACGGGGGCTGGATCATGACACCAATAAAGAATTGCTCCTGAAACATATCCGCGATAACAATGCGGACGGCAGCCCCTTGAGCGATCTCACGCAGGTTCTCCCGGCCCTTTCCAGTTCGAAAGTTCAGGCCCTGCTCCACGAGTTGCGGGAGGAAGGACGTATCCAGGTGACAGGTAAAAGGCGGTGGGCCCGCTGGCATTTGGTCGCGTCTAAAGCAGAAAACCCGGCTGAATCTCTTTAGAAAATTTAAAATAAATTAGAAAACAATGGCTTATTTAACATGCGAAAACGTGTTTTTGACCGAAGACCAACTCTTTAGCCGCTTATAGCTCTGACTTATGGCCAAACCGCCCAAAGAAGCGTACGAAATTTCAGACGCCGAGAAGCGCGACCTGATCCAGCTCATCCAGCAGGGCAAGGCGCTGCCGGAGAAATACCGCTTCATCCTGTTCGCGGACAAGCGCGAGGTGGAGCTGGTGTGGAACGGCAAGAACCGCGAGGTCTGCACCACGGTGCTGCCGTTCCAGTCACTGGAGCATGTGGACGAGCCGCGCCAGGAGAAACCGGAACTCGGCACGCTCGACATGTTCGACACCCGCGGCCGTCAGCTCAAGGGCTGGACCAACAAGCTCATCTGGGGCGACAACAAGCTGATACTCTCTTCGCTCAAGAGCGGTGCGCTGCGCCGTCAGATCGAGGACGCGGGCGGCCTCAAGCTCATCTACATCGACCCGCCCTTCGACGTCGGCGCCGATTTCTCCATGGACATCGAGATCGGCGGCGAGACCTTCCATAAGGAACCGAACCTGCTGGAGCAGATCGCTTACCGCGACACCTGGGGACGCGGGGCGGATTCGTTCATTTCGATGATTTACGAGCGGCTGATCCTCATGCGGGATTTGCTGGCGGAGGACGGAACCATCTACCTGCACATGGCGCCGAACATGGCTCCCTTCATCGAGCTGGCAATGGGTGAAGTGTTCGGACGGGATCGCGTCCTTTGCTCAATTGTCTGGCAGCGTGCTACGGCACACGGAAATGTCGGGATTCGCTACGCCACCGTGACTGACAGAATTATTGTTGCCACGCGCTCAGACCGCTACATCTGGAATGGCCCATATCAGCCTTATTCAAAGGACTACATCGAATCCCACTATTCGTCAGTTGAGCCCGGAACCGGACGACGCTTTACCCTGCGAGATGTAACTGCACCCATGTCGCGCGCTTCCGAGAGCCAAAAATACGAATGGCGTGGTGTGCGGCCAGTTGGTTCTCGTTGCTGGTCATTCACCGAACCGCGAATGAACGAACTTTTTGATGCTGGCAAGATCGTTTTGACGGGAGGAAAGATGCCACGGATGAAGCTTTATCTTGATGAAATGCCGGGGATTCCTGCGACAGATCTTTGGAGCGACCTATCGGCAGTCAATTCGCAAGCGCGCGAAGATACACAATACCCCACCCAAAAGCCCGAAACTGTGCTCGAACGCATCATCAAAGCCAGCAGCAACGAAGGCGACCTCGTCGCCGATTTCTTCTGCGGCTCTGGCACCACGGCGGCGGTGGCGGAGAAGCTCGGTCGCAAGTGGATCGCGACCGACCTCGGCAAGTTCGGCATTCACACCACGCGCAAGCGCCTGATCGGTGTGCAGCGCGAGTTGAAGGAGTCCGGCAAGCCGTTCCGTGCCTTCGAGGTGCTGAACCTCGGCCGCTACGAGCGTCAAGCCTATCTCAACGTCGGCGGCCGGTTGACCGGCAAGCAGAAGGAACAGGCGCTGGCACAAAAGGAACGCGAGTTCCGCGATCTCATCCTGCGCGCGTACAAGGCGCAGCCGCTGGAAGGCGAGAGCTTCTTCCACGGCAAGAACGCTGGTCGTCTGGTCGTCGTCGGCCCGATCAATCTGCCCGTGGGCCGGCTGTTCGTGGAGGAAGTCATCACCGAATGCCGCAAGCGCGGCGCATCGCGCGTGGACATGCTCGCCTTCGAGTTCGAGATGGGCCTGTTCCCGGCGGTGCTGGACGAAGCGAAACAAAAGGGCATTGATCTCGTGCCGAAACAGATCCCTCCCGAGGTGTTCGACAAGCGCGCGGTCGAGAAGGGGCAGGTGGT
Coding sequences within it:
- a CDS encoding DEAD/DEAH box helicase produces the protein MALHPEFPKSPYAELLPDQRWFPAAEELRSTAYEKLLPPLVAKIRSEVSAWRSASYADVSDTSRALLNWWFETDHLAEQADGTLSPFRYYFAQREAVETVIWLHDVRKVRDKFDLLRYDASGAVSTNMFDEDWPRYVVKMATGAGKTKVLSLLIAWSFFHKLYETDSTLARNFLLIAPNIIVLDRLRADFDGLRIFFNDPILPDNGHAGYNWRDDFQITLHIQDDVRVVRETGNLFLTNIHRVYLGDVREPSLDDDDLRDYFLNPFGPKPVGKTTDSKADLGEIVREIDELAVFNDEAHHIHDPKMAWFKSIQDIHHRMLQKDGRLALQVDVTATPRHDNGAIFVQTVSDYPLVEAIYQNVVKHPVLPDAASRTRLQEHKSAIFTERYADYLQLGIEEWRKSYAEHEVMGKKAVLFVMVDDTRNCDEAGEYLRKICPELEGDAVLVIHTKSNGEISEAASSKNEDELRKLRYEANAIDSWESPVKAIVSVLMLKEGWDVRNVTTIVGLRAYVAKSNILPEQTLGRGLRRMYFGSDTSETVSVMGTAAFMEFVESLKTEQGVDFEYKPMGPGTERKDSLVVEVDTQNTDKNIDALDIELPKLSRRFNREFKDLEALDPATFGNVKLPLKPFTPEQTREIVFKTMLDAEVHHTILLDGAGPADYRSVVGFFARQLLKELRLVGGYDLLYPKVKAFMAEHLFEASPVNLEDPVVLRNLSEPDAGKILFDTFKKAINALTVRDNGSSRIEDRIRLRDTRPFRTENRPYLAPKKSLFSKIVGEPHAGGFELAFAGFLDNATDVMAFAKNYLAVGFKIDYVKADGDLSTYTPDFIVKTTDGTVWIVETKGRAELDLPQKMTRLRQWCADASQASQPESGPAYRFVYVDQQGYERNPPKNFAALAAGFTEYQA
- a CDS encoding ATP-binding protein, which encodes MTTPDEIARLLTEPEGERLEFKSASNNFHFEKLVDYCVALANEGGGKIVLGVTDRRPRQVVGTTAFAEPGRAEAGLYERLGHRIRVEETRYEGKRLLLVHVPGRLPGTAWEYKGRYLRRAGDDVVPIPPNELRAIFAEAGPDHTAEPSAAAISDLSTEALSEYRRRWSRKAANPRILEWNDAELLSSAELLVDERLNNAALILLGTRQALGRYLPQAEVIFEYHSSEASGPAQDRAEFREGFFLFQDALWERINLRNDRQSYQEGLFRYDIPTFDETSIREALLNAVAHRDYRLGGSIFVRQYARRLEIVSPGGFPPGISPDNILDQQNPRNRRLSEALGRCGLIERSGQGMNLMFEAAIRHSKPLPDVTSSSSHEVRLILEGTVQDAAFIRFLERVGEERLRSFSTHDFLILDALRREQPLTPAQQTRIPALIDAGIVESHGRGRGVRHLLSRSLYAALGKKGDYTRKRGLDHDTNKELLLKHIRDNNADGSPLSDLTQVLPALSSSKVQALLHELREEGRIQVTGKRRWARWHLVASKAENPAESL
- a CDS encoding DNA methyltransferase; the encoded protein is MAKPPKEAYEISDAEKRDLIQLIQQGKALPEKYRFILFADKREVELVWNGKNREVCTTVLPFQSLEHVDEPRQEKPELGTLDMFDTRGRQLKGWTNKLIWGDNKLILSSLKSGALRRQIEDAGGLKLIYIDPPFDVGADFSMDIEIGGETFHKEPNLLEQIAYRDTWGRGADSFISMIYERLILMRDLLAEDGTIYLHMAPNMAPFIELAMGEVFGRDRVLCSIVWQRATAHGNVGIRYATVTDRIIVATRSDRYIWNGPYQPYSKDYIESHYSSVEPGTGRRFTLRDVTAPMSRASESQKYEWRGVRPVGSRCWSFTEPRMNELFDAGKIVLTGGKMPRMKLYLDEMPGIPATDLWSDLSAVNSQAREDTQYPTQKPETVLERIIKASSNEGDLVADFFCGSGTTAAVAEKLGRKWIATDLGKFGIHTTRKRLIGVQRELKESGKPFRAFEVLNLGRYERQAYLNVGGRLTGKQKEQALAQKEREFRDLILRAYKAQPLEGESFFHGKNAGRLVVVGPINLPVGRLFVEEVITECRKRGASRVDMLAFEFEMGLFPAVLDEAKQKGIDLVPKQIPPEVFDKRAVEKGQVVFFDVSFIEATPRYHKKDKFTLQIELTDFSVYYTQGAAEAAAASLKNGKSEVVCEQGQLIKVSKDKDGVVTRDILTKNWTDWVDYWAVDFDYMSRKEIIKVAVEADAPSPPTPLPQAGEGGQRPGEGEFEERWTGSYIFENEWQSFRTRKDRDLEFISAPHTYTKAGRYTVAVKVIDIFGNDTMVLVPVSVG